One Candidatus Eisenbacteria bacterium genomic window, CATGCGCGTTAACTTTGGTTCTTGACATCAGCGACGAAGTAGCGGAATCTAGGGTTATGAAGATCCTGGAACTGCTCGGATCGCAGTGGCAGTACCTTCTTTCCATGTTGCCAGCAGGGTTTGACCTGGAGGCGACAGCTCGGCAAACAGGTGCCTTGGTGCGCAAGAGGGTGATTCGGGAGGCAGAGACCCTGTTGTGGTTGGCCTTGGCTTATAGCTGCGGTGGTTTGTCGTTGCGCCAGACGAGCAGTTGGGCCGAGGCTCAGGGCATCGCGAAGCTGTCTCAAGTGGCTGTAATGAAACGTCTGCGAGGTGTTTCCACTTGGCTTGGCCTGCTGCTAGGAGCCAAACTCGCAGAGAGGTCAGGCTTTGCAGGTCTTGAGGAGTTTGGTCTTCGTCTGCGCTTGGTCGACGCCACGACGGTATCGGCTCCGGGCAGTCGGGGCACGGACTGGCGAATCCATCTGGGGTTTCATTTAGGGGATCAAAGTATTGATTCTGTGGAGTTGACGGGGCCCGAAGGCGGAGAGAGTCTGAAGCGTTTTCGTATCGGTGATCGGGACTTGCTCATCGCTGACGCCGGCTATGGCCATCGTGCCGGTTTAGAGTCAGTCCATCAAGCAGGTGGGCTGTTTATTGTTCGGATGAACTGGCAGAACCTTCCGCTTCAGAGCGTCAATGGAGAGCCTTTTGATCTGATGGGAGCCTTGAGACAGGTTCCAGATACCCAAGCGGTGGAGTTTAGGCTTCAGACCGCCCCGACTCGCAAACTCTCTGCCGTACCGGTGCGCTTGGTGGTGCTACGAAAGAGTGCGGTGGCCACTGAGCAGGCTCAGAAAAGAGCACGCCAGGATGCCCAGAAGAAGGGGCGTAAGGTGGACCCCAGGACGTTGGAGGCCGCTGGCTACATCCTGCTGCTGAGCTCAGTGCCGGCCGAGCAACTCAGTGCCAGTCAAATCCTGGAGTTTTACCGGTTCCGCTGGCAGGTGGAACTGGCCTTCAAACGGATGAAGAGTCTTATGCAGCTGGGGGATCTCCCGGTCCGAGACCCTGATTTAGCTCGCACCTATCTGTACGCCAAACTCTTGGCAGCTCTGCTGGTGGAAGACCTTACCAGGAACTTCCTGTCAGTTTCCCCCTGGGGCTTCCGACTCGAAACAGTGTCCCAGCCTGTGGCGAATTCAGGCTGTCCTCTATAAAGCATTGGTGCTCACC contains:
- a CDS encoding IS4 family transposase, whose translation is CALTLVLDISDEVAESRVMKILELLGSQWQYLLSMLPAGFDLEATARQTGALVRKRVIREAETLLWLALAYSCGGLSLRQTSSWAEAQGIAKLSQVAVMKRLRGVSTWLGLLLGAKLAERSGFAGLEEFGLRLRLVDATTVSAPGSRGTDWRIHLGFHLGDQSIDSVELTGPEGGESLKRFRIGDRDLLIADAGYGHRAGLESVHQAGGLFIVRMNWQNLPLQSVNGEPFDLMGALRQVPDTQAVEFRLQTAPTRKLSAVPVRLVVLRKSAVATEQAQKRARQDAQKKGRKVDPRTLEAAGYILLLSSVPAEQLSASQILEFYRFRWQVELAFKRMKSLMQLGDLPVRDPDLARTYLYAKLLAALLVEDLTRNFLSVSPWGFRLETVSQPVANSGCPL